The Campylobacter concisus genome has a window encoding:
- a CDS encoding SMI1/KNR4 family protein, with the protein MFLKLDEIARKLDQIFLPLEQEGITGMRLLPQKDALAFMQAQKSLGVNFPAKFTKLLSKFELDNFEICNVSFGSKGDYASELVRLNSVDEFGGKWWQGEARPANLIVFAVGDPWIFLLDCTSGAVYAWLLEDKKLCSRRVASDFEKFFIALASTYIARLNDETLPSAEHFLNFVQADDVALPFWQEMAQI; encoded by the coding sequence ATGTTTTTAAAACTAGACGAGATCGCTAGAAAACTAGATCAAATTTTCTTGCCACTAGAGCAAGAGGGCATAACTGGTATGAGACTTTTGCCGCAAAAGGATGCTTTGGCGTTTATGCAAGCACAAAAGAGCCTTGGCGTAAATTTCCCAGCTAAATTTACAAAGCTTTTAAGCAAATTTGAGCTTGACAACTTTGAAATTTGCAATGTCAGTTTTGGCAGTAAAGGCGACTACGCGAGCGAGCTAGTGCGCCTAAATAGCGTAGATGAGTTTGGTGGCAAATGGTGGCAGGGTGAAGCTCGCCCAGCAAATTTGATAGTTTTTGCCGTGGGAGATCCTTGGATATTTTTGCTTGATTGCACGAGTGGCGCGGTCTATGCGTGGCTACTTGAAGATAAAAAGCTTTGCAGCAGACGCGTTGCGAGTGACTTTGAAAAATTTTTCATAGCGCTTGCCAGCACCTATATAGCAAGGCTAAATGACGAAACCCTACCATCAGCCGAGCATTTCCTAAATTTTGTCCAAGCAGACGACGTGGCACTTCCTTTTTGGCAAGAGATGGCGCAAATTTAG
- a CDS encoding PQQ-binding-like beta-propeller repeat protein, whose protein sequence is MVRSYPLDMPGVEFRGHGVTGIYEMDECIAFVHFAFGVPSELEIAQKLTPNYVLLDTFSRDFSEHKRSVLTYKQSEIFIASNARCYPENGYFVLNTRYYKGYINSPAKLIKISDGLMSELGVAKEPVKEIYNDAKTYEFDGFCVRMSSPFMMECKEILDGTEFKSEAKDENLNANLPPKEQGARMGKTIWRLKLGAYLYTPVCLHDGVLYFGTAGKGGDIYAVDAKSGEVVFEFKTSGTEHFIWVESQILLANRKNKPVLISAKDGLLLKEIEFEKFRLSADQIMLVSGGRLYAVANDGAKIYAVCAEI, encoded by the coding sequence GTGGTTAGATCATATCCTCTTGATATGCCTGGCGTGGAGTTTCGCGGGCACGGCGTGACTGGCATTTACGAGATGGACGAGTGCATTGCATTTGTGCATTTTGCTTTTGGCGTGCCTAGCGAGCTAGAGATAGCTCAAAAACTAACGCCAAACTACGTGCTACTAGATACATTTTCACGCGACTTTAGCGAGCATAAAAGATCAGTGCTAACCTACAAACAAAGCGAAATTTTTATAGCCAGCAATGCGCGTTGCTACCCAGAAAATGGCTACTTCGTGCTAAATACTAGATACTACAAGGGCTACATAAACTCCCCAGCAAAGCTTATAAAGATAAGTGACGGGCTGATGAGCGAGCTTGGCGTTGCTAAGGAGCCTGTAAAAGAGATATATAACGACGCTAAAACGTATGAATTTGATGGCTTTTGCGTGCGCATGAGCTCGCCATTTATGATGGAGTGCAAAGAAATTTTGGACGGTACAGAGTTCAAAAGCGAAGCAAAAGATGAAAATTTAAACGCTAATTTGCCGCCCAAAGAGCAGGGCGCAAGGATGGGCAAGACCATCTGGCGGCTAAAGCTTGGCGCATATCTCTATACGCCAGTTTGCTTGCACGATGGAGTGCTTTACTTTGGCACCGCTGGCAAGGGCGGCGATATATACGCCGTGGATGCAAAAAGTGGCGAAGTGGTGTTTGAGTTTAAAACCAGCGGCACGGAGCATTTTATTTGGGTCGAGAGTCAAATTTTGCTCGCGAACCGCAAAAATAAGCCAGTTTTGATAAGCGCTAAAGATGGCTTGCTATTAAAAGAGATAGAGTTTGAGAAATTTAGACTTAGCGCAGATCAGATCATGCTAGTAAGCGGTGGCAGGCTCTACGCTGTGGCAAATGACGGAGCTAAAATTTACGCAGTTTGCGCGGAAATTTAG
- a CDS encoding acetyl-CoA carboxylase subunit A, with protein sequence MIHKILIANRGEIAVRIVRACRDLHIQSVGIYTAPDSECLHVRIADEAYQVGEDPIKGYLDAKAIVKLAKECGADAIHPGYGFLSENYEFAKAVEDAGLIFIGPKAEVIKKMGDKNIARYLMKKNGIPIVPGTEKLNDESMDAIKEHARRIGYPVILKASGGGGGRGIREVWQEEDMQDAFESCTREAKAYFNNDEVFMEKLVVNPRHIEFQILGDNYGNIIHLCERDCSIQRRHQKIIEIAPCPSISENLRKIMGVTAVAAAKAVGYSNVGTIEFLLDDYNNFYFMEMNTRIQVEHGITEEITGHDLVVRQIRIAAGEILEIEQSDIKPRGYAIEARITAENVWENFIPAPGTIEGYYPALGPSVRVDSHVYKDYTIPPFYDSLIAKLIVKATDYDLAVNKLERALEEFTIEGVRTIIPFLLTISKSKEFRRGFFDTSYVEKNLKTILENTYDDMNKEPNDDLEEVIVEAIKRYKKKR encoded by the coding sequence ATGATACATAAAATTCTTATCGCAAATCGTGGTGAGATCGCAGTTAGGATAGTCAGAGCTTGTAGGGATTTACACATCCAAAGCGTAGGAATTTACACAGCGCCAGACAGCGAGTGCTTGCATGTCAGGATCGCTGACGAGGCCTATCAAGTGGGCGAAGATCCGATCAAGGGCTATCTTGACGCCAAAGCTATCGTAAAGCTTGCAAAAGAGTGCGGAGCTGACGCCATTCACCCAGGATACGGCTTTTTAAGCGAAAACTACGAATTTGCAAAGGCAGTCGAGGATGCTGGGCTTATCTTCATCGGTCCAAAGGCTGAAGTCATCAAGAAAATGGGCGATAAAAACATCGCTAGATATCTGATGAAGAAAAACGGCATACCGATAGTTCCAGGCACTGAAAAGCTAAATGACGAGAGTATGGACGCCATAAAAGAGCACGCTAGACGCATCGGCTATCCAGTCATCTTAAAAGCAAGCGGTGGCGGTGGCGGCCGCGGCATCAGGGAGGTTTGGCAAGAAGAAGATATGCAAGATGCCTTTGAGTCGTGCACCAGAGAGGCAAAGGCATACTTTAACAACGATGAAGTTTTTATGGAGAAGCTTGTCGTAAACCCTCGCCACATCGAGTTTCAAATTTTAGGTGACAACTACGGCAACATTATCCACCTTTGCGAGCGTGACTGCTCTATCCAAAGGCGCCACCAAAAGATCATCGAGATCGCACCTTGCCCTTCTATCAGCGAAAATTTAAGAAAGATCATGGGTGTGACCGCAGTGGCCGCTGCAAAGGCTGTGGGCTACTCAAACGTAGGAACTATCGAGTTTTTGCTAGATGACTACAACAACTTTTACTTCATGGAGATGAACACTCGTATCCAAGTGGAGCACGGCATCACTGAAGAGATCACAGGACATGATCTTGTCGTTAGGCAGATAAGGATAGCAGCGGGTGAAATTTTAGAGATCGAGCAAAGCGACATCAAGCCGCGCGGCTACGCGATAGAAGCAAGGATCACGGCTGAAAATGTCTGGGAGAATTTCATCCCAGCACCAGGCACGATCGAGGGCTACTACCCAGCTCTTGGCCCATCTGTGCGCGTCGATAGCCACGTCTATAAAGACTACACTATACCGCCATTTTACGACTCTTTGATCGCAAAGCTGATCGTAAAGGCGACTGATTATGATCTTGCTGTAAATAAGCTTGAAAGAGCACTTGAAGAATTTACCATCGAGGGCGTGCGAACTATCATCCCATTTTTGCTAACGATCAGCAAAAGTAAGGAGTTTAGAAGGGGATTTTTCGATACTAGCTACGTTGAGAAAAACTTAAAAACTATCCTTGAAAACACCTACGATGATATGAACAAAGAGCCAAATGACGACCTAGAAGAGGTCATCGTAGAGGCGATAAAAAGATATAAAAAGAAGAGATAA
- a CDS encoding CopD family protein → MAEYYLYLKYLHYLFFISWMAVLFYQPRLYVYHVENMDKPDFVKVVEVMEYKMYHYIGWVALIGSFVTGILILIAMPDLIKTGHIHVKILVVILMAIYHLDLGRYMKQLKEKRCNKSGIFFRAYNEVPTIAMLIIIWVMIVNPF, encoded by the coding sequence ATGGCAGAATATTATCTTTACTTAAAATACCTCCACTATTTGTTTTTCATCTCGTGGATGGCAGTGCTGTTTTATCAGCCAAGGCTCTACGTTTATCACGTAGAAAATATGGACAAGCCAGACTTTGTAAAAGTGGTTGAGGTGATGGAGTACAAGATGTATCACTACATCGGCTGGGTAGCACTAATTGGCTCATTTGTAACTGGTATATTGATACTTATTGCGATGCCTGATCTTATAAAAACTGGTCACATCCATGTCAAAATTTTAGTTGTCATCTTAATGGCTATCTATCACCTAGACCTTGGACGCTACATGAAGCAGCTTAAGGAGAAACGCTGTAACAAAAGTGGCATCTTCTTTAGAGCTTACAACGAAGTGCCAACTATCGCGATGCTCATCATCATCTGGGTAATGATAGTAAATCCATTTTAA
- a CDS encoding NINE protein, with product MGNNIYVAYALWLLTGWLGAHRIYLGKFITGFLMMGLFFIGYSTFYFIIGIPFLAIWGIWWLIDAFLVGAYVEKNLQKVELKERLKLKDKEDDLKRLYELFESGAISKAEFEARKEILFR from the coding sequence GTGGGAAATAATATCTACGTCGCATACGCGCTTTGGCTACTTACTGGCTGGCTTGGGGCGCATAGAATTTACCTTGGTAAATTTATCACTGGCTTTTTGATGATGGGACTATTTTTCATTGGCTACTCTACGTTTTATTTCATTATAGGCATACCATTCTTAGCTATCTGGGGCATTTGGTGGCTTATCGATGCATTTTTAGTTGGCGCTTATGTTGAGAAAAATTTACAAAAAGTCGAGCTAAAAGAGAGACTAAAACTAAAAGATAAAGAGGATGACTTAAAAAGGCTTTACGAGCTTTTTGAGAGTGGTGCGATCAGCAAGGCTGAATTTGAAGCTAGAAAAGAGATACTTTTTAGATAA
- the lspA gene encoding signal peptidase II encodes MRKNLIKFFIAFFLIFIVDQAIKMIFIDGFSWVGEFFSLVLTYNKGVAFSMFAFLDEWLKFIQIALILGVFVYLVVEKKLLCSHAIWLGALLGAGSSNITDRFIHGGVVDYVFWHKWFNFAVFNFADVMIDLCVVMILWQSFRKRRESGK; translated from the coding sequence ATGCGTAAAAATTTGATTAAATTTTTCATCGCGTTTTTTCTCATTTTTATCGTTGATCAAGCGATAAAAATGATATTTATAGATGGTTTTTCGTGGGTGGGCGAGTTTTTCTCGCTAGTTCTTACATATAATAAGGGCGTTGCATTTTCGATGTTTGCCTTTTTAGATGAGTGGCTTAAATTTATCCAGATAGCCCTTATTTTAGGCGTTTTTGTCTATCTAGTCGTTGAAAAAAAATTGCTTTGCTCGCATGCTATTTGGCTTGGAGCTTTGCTAGGAGCTGGCAGCTCAAACATCACAGATAGATTTATCCATGGCGGCGTCGTGGATTACGTCTTTTGGCATAAGTGGTTTAACTTTGCGGTCTTTAACTTTGCTGATGTGATGATCGATCTTTGCGTTGTGATGATACTTTGGCAAAGTTTTAGAAAAAGGAGAGAGAGTGGGAAATAA
- the glmM gene encoding phosphoglucosamine mutase, producing the protein MKLFGTDGVRGKAGEKLSAQTSMRLAMAAGIYFRKTSATNVILVGKDTRKSGYMIETAIVAGLTAVGYNVLQIGPMPTPAIAFLTENMRCDAGIMISASHNPYYDNGIKFFDSFGNKLDETIEAEIEKIFYDDELIANAQKTMTEIGANKRIDDVIGRYIVQIKNSFPKELNLKNLRVVLDVANGAAYKVAPTVFSELGADVIVINDEPNGSNINQNCGALHPEDLASEVKRLRADIGFAFDGDADRLVVVDENGEVVHGDAILGSLAAFLHEQKALKGGAIVATVMSNAALDDYLKAHKIKLLRSNVGDKYVLEMMKENGINFGGEQSGHVIFNDYAKTGDGLVTSMQVVAMMLKKGKKASEIFGELKPYPQILLNLKITEKKPLDKIEGLKELEASLAKEGIRSLFRYSGTENLIRLLLEGKNQTLVEKRMDEVEKFFVKALNA; encoded by the coding sequence ATGAAACTTTTTGGAACAGATGGAGTTCGTGGGAAGGCTGGCGAAAAGCTTTCAGCTCAAACATCTATGCGCCTTGCAATGGCTGCTGGAATTTACTTTAGAAAGACCTCAGCGACAAATGTGATTTTGGTCGGAAAAGATACTAGAAAAAGCGGCTATATGATAGAAACCGCCATCGTTGCAGGGCTAACTGCAGTTGGCTACAACGTCCTTCAAATAGGCCCTATGCCAACACCTGCGATCGCATTTTTAACAGAAAATATGCGCTGTGATGCTGGCATAATGATAAGCGCCTCACACAACCCATACTACGATAACGGCATCAAATTTTTTGATAGCTTTGGCAACAAGCTTGATGAGACGATAGAGGCCGAGATAGAAAAAATCTTCTACGATGACGAGCTCATCGCAAACGCCCAAAAGACAATGACAGAGATCGGCGCAAACAAGAGGATCGACGATGTTATCGGCAGATATATCGTGCAGATCAAAAATTCATTCCCAAAAGAGCTAAATTTAAAGAATTTACGAGTAGTTTTAGATGTGGCAAACGGAGCTGCTTACAAGGTTGCGCCAACTGTATTTAGCGAGCTTGGAGCTGATGTCATCGTCATAAATGACGAGCCAAATGGTAGCAACATCAACCAAAACTGCGGTGCGCTTCACCCAGAGGATCTAGCAAGCGAGGTAAAAAGGCTTCGTGCCGACATCGGCTTTGCATTTGACGGCGATGCTGATAGACTTGTCGTTGTCGATGAAAATGGCGAAGTTGTGCATGGCGACGCGATACTTGGCTCACTAGCTGCATTTTTGCACGAGCAAAAGGCGCTAAAAGGTGGAGCCATCGTGGCTACAGTGATGAGTAACGCCGCACTTGATGACTATCTAAAAGCTCACAAGATCAAGCTACTTCGCTCAAACGTAGGCGATAAATACGTGCTTGAGATGATGAAAGAAAATGGCATAAATTTTGGCGGCGAGCAAAGCGGCCACGTCATATTTAACGACTACGCTAAGACTGGCGACGGCCTTGTTACTTCGATGCAAGTTGTTGCGATGATGCTTAAAAAAGGCAAAAAAGCTAGTGAAATTTTTGGCGAGCTAAAGCCGTATCCACAAATTTTACTAAATTTAAAGATCACAGAGAAAAAGCCGCTTGATAAGATAGAAGGGCTAAAAGAGCTTGAGGCTAGCCTCGCAAAAGAGGGCATAAGATCGCTCTTTAGATACTCTGGCACTGAAAATTTGATCAGACTTTTACTTGAAGGTAAAAATCAAACTTTAGTTGAAAAACGCATGGATGAAGTTGAGAAATTTTTTGTAAAAGCCCTAAATGCGTAA
- the rpsT gene encoding 30S ribosomal protein S20 codes for MANHKSAEKRARQTIKRTERNRFYRTRLKNITKAVRVAVEAKDLNAANEALKVANKSIHSFVSRGFLKKQTAARRVSRLAQLVNTLKAA; via the coding sequence ATGGCAAACCATAAATCTGCTGAAAAAAGAGCTAGACAAACTATAAAAAGAACAGAAAGAAACAGATTTTACCGCACTAGACTTAAAAACATCACAAAAGCAGTGCGTGTAGCTGTAGAAGCTAAAGATCTAAATGCTGCAAATGAAGCTTTAAAAGTTGCTAACAAAAGCATCCACAGCTTCGTAAGTAGAGGCTTTTTGAAGAAACAAACTGCTGCTCGTCGCGTTAGTCGCCTTGCTCAATTAGTAAACACTCTAAAAGCTGCTTAA
- the prfA gene encoding peptide chain release factor 1 → MFADKLHPFLDRYDEISTLLSDPNIANDIEKMTKLSKEQSSIEPVATAAKKYLQILNDIEENKALLEDSELGELAKDELKNLEISREKLEEEIKILLLPKDPNDDKNIFLEIRAGTGGDEAALFVGDLFNAYIRYAELRGYKFEIVSQSEGNTGGFKEIIVLIKGKGAYSRLKFEGGTHRVQRVPETESQGRVHTSAVTVAIMPEVEDSEIEINPNDIRVDVMRSSGHGGQSVNTTDSAVRITHIPTGLVVTNQDGKSQHKNKEAAMKVLKARLYEMQEQERLAKETSERKSQVGTGDRSGRIRTYNYPQNRISDHRINLTLYRLDAIMAAGLFDEIIEPLITHYQAEAMLEAGI, encoded by the coding sequence ATGTTTGCTGATAAACTTCATCCATTTTTGGATCGCTATGATGAAATTTCTACGCTTCTAAGCGATCCAAATATAGCAAACGATATCGAAAAGATGACAAAGCTCTCAAAAGAGCAATCATCTATCGAACCAGTCGCAACTGCTGCAAAAAAATATCTACAAATTCTAAACGACATCGAAGAGAATAAAGCCTTACTTGAGGACTCTGAGCTTGGCGAGCTTGCAAAAGATGAGCTTAAAAATTTAGAAATTTCAAGAGAGAAGCTTGAAGAAGAGATCAAAATTTTACTTCTTCCAAAAGATCCAAACGATGATAAAAATATATTTTTAGAAATTCGCGCAGGTACTGGTGGTGACGAGGCTGCACTATTTGTTGGAGATCTTTTTAACGCTTACATCAGATATGCAGAGCTTCGTGGATATAAATTTGAGATTGTTAGCCAAAGCGAGGGCAACACTGGCGGCTTTAAAGAGATTATCGTGCTTATAAAAGGCAAAGGCGCTTATTCTAGGCTAAAATTTGAAGGTGGCACACATAGGGTTCAGCGTGTACCAGAGACTGAGAGCCAGGGTAGGGTGCACACCTCGGCTGTGACTGTGGCTATCATGCCAGAGGTTGAAGATAGCGAGATCGAGATCAATCCAAATGATATAAGAGTTGATGTTATGAGAAGCTCGGGCCACGGCGGTCAGTCAGTAAATACAACTGATAGTGCTGTTAGGATCACGCACATACCAACAGGACTTGTTGTCACAAACCAAGACGGCAAGAGCCAGCACAAAAACAAAGAAGCTGCGATGAAGGTGCTAAAAGCTAGACTTTACGAGATGCAAGAGCAAGAGAGGCTTGCTAAAGAGACTAGCGAGCGCAAGAGTCAAGTCGGTACTGGAGACCGCTCAGGCAGGATAAGAACTTATAACTATCCGCAAAACCGCATAAGTGATCACCGCATAAATTTAACACTTTACCGCCTTGATGCGATCATGGCTGCAGGATTATTTGACGAGATTATCGAGCCGCTTATCACTCACTATCAAGCAGAAGCTATGCTTGAAGCTGGCATCTAA
- a CDS encoding TOBE domain-containing protein, which produces MSLSARNQLNVEISEVRTGAVNSLIAGKLAGGEVLKATITVDSEKALDLKVGKKAIFLFKASSVIVSKDDSIKLSATNQIKGVVSEIKDGAVNAEVIIDANGSKISAIITRESVQNLALKVGDKVTAIIKATQIIVGVK; this is translated from the coding sequence ATGTCACTAAGTGCAAGAAATCAACTAAATGTTGAGATATCAGAAGTAAGAACAGGTGCGGTAAATTCGCTAATAGCTGGCAAACTAGCAGGTGGTGAAGTGCTAAAAGCAACTATTACAGTTGATAGCGAGAAAGCTCTTGATCTTAAAGTTGGTAAAAAAGCTATATTTTTATTCAAAGCTTCAAGCGTTATCGTTTCAAAAGATGACAGCATAAAACTTAGCGCAACAAACCAAATTAAAGGCGTTGTTAGCGAGATAAAAGACGGCGCTGTAAATGCTGAGGTTATCATCGACGCAAATGGCAGCAAAATTTCAGCTATCATCACTAGAGAGTCAGTTCAAAATTTAGCTTTAAAAGTAGGCGACAAAGTAACTGCTATCATTAAAGCAACTCAAATAATAGTTGGCGTTAAATAA
- a CDS encoding flavocytochrome c produces the protein MKNSGLSRRDFVKFSAIGATALGMGATNLMATPMNEKDVKWDEEYDVVIIGSGFAALAAGVTSAKKGNKVVLIEKMGRTGGNSVINGGIFAVPNSDMQKKAGIKDSTELFIKDCLKAGRGINHVDLLAKIGERAQDAYKLTIDCGAKYIDQITHAGGHSVPRSLQTEVGSGAGIVLPMTATFEKLEGASIKKRTKFDDFVFDDKGAVVGVIVRENYKFDGNLMSDDVENKGGDTKYIKAKKGVVLAAGGFCRDKIFRRLQDPRITPETDSTNQPGSTAGALLAAFRAGAYPVQPSWIQYGPWGCADETGFGVGSMFNVNGAFPFGISVNPRTGKRYMNELADRRTRTEAMFKVIHEKGEDDKNFPINFCDSRALPHMLPAHYEKAIAAGICKKFDTLDALAAEYKIPVDELKKTVARYNEFVKKGVDEDFGKPVVATTTKGIDISVPPFYAERGTPKVHHTMGGLNINTKAQVMNSQTAMPIPNLYAAGEITGGVHGASRLGSVAITDCLTFGMIAAETIG, from the coding sequence ATGAAAAATTCAGGTTTATCTAGAAGAGATTTTGTCAAATTTAGCGCTATCGGTGCTACGGCACTAGGCATGGGCGCAACAAATTTAATGGCCACACCAATGAACGAAAAAGATGTCAAATGGGACGAGGAGTATGACGTAGTCATCATCGGCTCAGGCTTTGCAGCTCTTGCAGCTGGCGTGACATCAGCCAAAAAAGGCAACAAAGTCGTTCTGATCGAAAAAATGGGTCGCACAGGTGGCAACTCTGTCATCAATGGCGGAATTTTTGCCGTTCCAAACAGCGACATGCAAAAGAAAGCTGGCATCAAAGATAGCACCGAGCTATTTATCAAAGACTGCTTGAAAGCAGGTCGCGGCATCAACCACGTTGATCTTTTGGCAAAGATCGGCGAGAGAGCGCAAGATGCTTACAAACTCACAATTGATTGTGGTGCAAAATATATCGACCAGATCACTCACGCGGGCGGTCACTCAGTGCCAAGAAGCCTTCAAACAGAGGTCGGCAGCGGCGCTGGCATCGTGCTCCCTATGACTGCGACATTTGAAAAGTTAGAGGGCGCATCGATCAAAAAAAGGACAAAATTTGATGATTTCGTCTTTGACGACAAGGGCGCAGTTGTGGGCGTCATCGTCAGAGAAAACTACAAATTTGATGGCAATTTGATGAGTGACGATGTCGAAAACAAAGGCGGCGATACAAAATATATAAAAGCCAAAAAAGGCGTCGTACTAGCAGCTGGTGGCTTTTGTAGAGATAAAATTTTTAGGCGGCTTCAAGATCCAAGGATCACACCTGAGACAGACTCGACAAACCAACCAGGCTCAACAGCGGGCGCACTTTTAGCGGCATTTAGAGCGGGTGCTTATCCAGTTCAGCCAAGCTGGATCCAATACGGCCCTTGGGGATGTGCTGATGAGACAGGCTTTGGCGTGGGATCGATGTTTAACGTAAATGGCGCTTTTCCGTTTGGAATTTCAGTCAATCCAAGAACCGGCAAACGCTACATGAACGAGCTAGCTGACCGCAGGACAAGAACAGAAGCTATGTTTAAAGTCATTCATGAAAAAGGCGAAGACGATAAAAATTTCCCTATCAACTTCTGTGACTCAAGAGCACTTCCTCACATGCTTCCAGCTCACTATGAAAAGGCTATCGCAGCTGGAATTTGCAAGAAATTTGACACACTTGATGCCTTGGCAGCTGAGTATAAGATCCCAGTTGATGAACTCAAAAAAACAGTCGCAAGATACAACGAATTTGTCAAAAAAGGCGTCGATGAGGACTTTGGCAAGCCAGTTGTTGCGACTACGACAAAGGGCATTGATATCTCAGTCCCGCCGTTTTACGCAGAGCGTGGCACGCCAAAAGTTCACCACACAATGGGTGGCCTAAATATCAACACAAAAGCTCAAGTTATGAACTCTCAAACAGCTATGCCTATACCAAATTTATATGCAGCTGGCGAGATCACAGGTGGCGTTCACGGAGCCAGCCGTCTAGGATCAGTTGCGATAACTGATTGCTTGACATTTGGTATGATCGCTGCTGAGACTATTGGCTAA
- a CDS encoding winged helix-turn-helix domain-containing protein: protein MKEQIYKALLGEKKVEIINLLCELSDENGFIMLKISEICEKLNVSKPTVISTFKLLEEKKIFERVKNGVYRFKNL, encoded by the coding sequence GTGAAAGAGCAAATTTACAAGGCGCTTCTTGGCGAGAAAAAGGTAGAGATCATAAATTTACTTTGCGAGCTAAGCGATGAAAATGGCTTTATCATGCTTAAAATTTCAGAAATTTGCGAGAAGCTAAATGTGAGCAAACCAACCGTGATAAGCACGTTTAAGCTGCTTGAAGAGAAGAAAATTTTCGAGCGGGTAAAAAACGGAGTTTATAGATTTAAAAATTTATAG
- a CDS encoding diacylglycerol kinase gives MRNQPTYKFFKNFGYAREGLAEIFKNEKSFRIEICIFLVATISLFFWKFDLIFNLFLIFSMAFVLVCECLNSSLERVTDLASPDYHALAKAAKDAGSAAVMIANFLCGALWCVAVCYKIWS, from the coding sequence ATGAGAAACCAGCCAACGTATAAATTTTTTAAAAATTTTGGCTACGCAAGAGAGGGTTTGGCTGAAATTTTTAAAAACGAAAAGAGCTTTCGCATAGAAATTTGTATATTTTTGGTAGCTACGATCTCGCTATTTTTTTGGAAATTTGACCTTATTTTTAACCTATTTTTGATCTTTAGCATGGCATTTGTGCTAGTTTGCGAGTGCCTAAACTCGAGCCTAGAGCGAGTGACTGATCTTGCAAGCCCGGACTATCATGCCCTAGCAAAGGCAGCGAAGGACGCTGGAAGTGCGGCTGTGATGATCGCAAATTTCTTATGTGGCGCGCTTTGGTGCGTGGCTGTGTGCTATAAAATTTGGAGCTAG
- a CDS encoding exodeoxyribonuclease III, with amino-acid sequence MKLISWNVNGLRAVVAKDGFGWLDEVRPDFLGLQEIKVKEDDVPKEIYNLGFKDISVNSGARAGYSGVMSLAKFDVQTQKAAFFDDTEGRVLEHRFDDIVLFNIYFPNGQKDDERLAFKMDFYEKFLAYCKELVKSGKEVIFCGDVNTAHREIDLKNPKANSKTSGFLPIERAWIDEVLKSGFIDTFRAINGDVADAYSWWSYRFNARAKNVGWRIDYFFISQGLKDRLKDAFILPEVTGSDHCPVGIEIEI; translated from the coding sequence TTGAAACTTATTAGCTGGAACGTAAATGGGCTGCGCGCAGTCGTGGCAAAAGATGGCTTTGGCTGGCTTGATGAGGTTAGGCCTGATTTTTTGGGACTGCAAGAGATCAAGGTCAAAGAAGATGACGTGCCAAAAGAAATTTACAACCTTGGCTTTAAAGATATCAGTGTAAATTCAGGCGCAAGGGCTGGCTACTCTGGCGTGATGAGCCTTGCTAAATTTGACGTGCAAACGCAAAAAGCGGCCTTTTTTGACGACACGGAGGGACGAGTTTTGGAGCATAGATTTGATGATATCGTGCTTTTTAACATCTACTTTCCAAACGGCCAAAAAGACGATGAGCGCTTGGCATTTAAGATGGACTTTTACGAGAAATTTTTAGCTTATTGCAAAGAGCTTGTAAAAAGCGGCAAAGAGGTGATATTTTGTGGCGACGTAAATACCGCTCACCGCGAGATCGATCTGAAAAATCCAAAGGCAAATTCTAAAACTTCTGGCTTTTTGCCTATCGAGCGAGCGTGGATAGATGAGGTGCTAAAAAGTGGCTTTATAGATACCTTTAGAGCCATAAATGGCGACGTTGCGGACGCTTACTCGTGGTGGAGCTACCGCTTTAACGCAAGGGCGAAAAATGTCGGTTGGAGGATTGATTATTTCTTTATTTCACAAGGGCTAAAAGATAGGCTAAAAGACGCCTTTATCTTGCCAGAGGTCACCGGCAGCGACCACTGCCCAGTTGGCATAGAGATAGAAATTTAG